In Plasmodium coatneyi strain Hackeri chromosome 3, complete sequence, a genomic segment contains:
- a CDS encoding SICA antigen produces MDPPKKFEDLVDEWYNSKGKSKETDAGELFRELQGYVDEFMKGIGGKNDSGIGEVGCADITVKKKGIEGRAKTWCVFLLQNLWKIEELTKTEGDTEIWNKKMKKYVRCEIMKVWLYIYQDMYCEAADVMTHAFSKIKYFCEQMSTGEECDACEYGTLDPMRVNDKSVLEHILDKIQKGERIIRMVNNLPWGGKCERKPGSEGGQDRSAVGRVNDNARVKEILSQIKDEIRTKSTGSSPDQQSKQKLMTKEQFQFLSQLLPRWIKEHGMANVGQFKIGIWAGLGQMFNNLMKTLGPGEEPEIAPLCATGKKESGEEIKPWEDKDKGLCKGMLKVMLYTNGLTQKLAIRDKVAGEDEVTTYLRCLVGNIILIALYGKHCRFDRVLPHVSKVVEDKVKVQGMKMTDKECYNVDLEKTALGGKLIGKTIGEWVNEWDKSKIRNYEGIMKNNDCSTEEGKNGSEQRSEQKEADNSVGGKGNESIKELKKIMKEGKTVSHEGADEILKKIEKGEIKDGDDLGSKVDDKIVQEKMKAASRADEDCKEKKALCDRVKCVTTNWFKDRITPGKQPQNWCTFWNNDIEGELLNNLSAAMTNAETGEGGICKDIGQDKDGTAHKEANRKTCEYIVKGLKRIYEIQAYGTWEGNDAAKKKKNNQIFGQTMSCALLNIYVDELVKRSKDACPIDENIIIEAFQKGNEQMNILCKGGKDNCVECTRDTSYAKCTLDVEEKLFNKNKSEECEIGKDNNGAKIGDKVEGLLKKDIKVKRTLNSICRDCTKGCKTLCDRLECIAHNWFEDRIDNSGNKRDWCTFWNTDARNRLKELSKEMVEKHTTMGTLCEGADEKNTITTDTKRKACNYITAGLKYIYEVKENTGKENKKIARNYRLTDQTMYCLFLNAYADMLIQKTKGQVCLITEKEIQKMFAKGNGQMDKWCAEKQNGKGGDCVKCERDPNYKNCTLSVDSNLWTNKKKNNETCAKDGNNMKGEVEELLNPTKNKDQEVTQAVNAINTINKNNTLCDRVKCIYYRWGENRKNPDINKGKPRWPQFWNPDVETRLKNLSGAISKKNGTYESLCENIQDGKSGPDSEASKKACKFIVLGLEHIYQIPKGTDSKDPQKVLDDQMFHRTFSCMLLNIFADEMGEKCSAMQQDILKGIQHAFGKSEHIKKNTSPCNEEGDLCPLCERDQSYTSCKIQDTDGDPIGKRMKEMLNGDSGITQTLSTITTACQPKPAAAKPAPEKSAASGDQQSSQSSSPTENLGRSESSGDAAPASAPAKQPERVPAKPESAATTTSNGTPESTARGKNCDPASGANSLEDAASCLDVLDAEFQKNNSSVSNKDDKKYDQGIFITPGEYQATPVEPQPRGSQTDADSHGHLVVTGNSLNNTNKVTCKPESNHQSNGHYYELSDAFGGGSPSSTETAPAEKIPAKGAKVDDDRTQVHGGARSQDTAGTQSPSVRVGGGGRNSVLRAPKTLKVVSVKKEGMVNPSDLLIPYLPTIPVLIGTSIISYLLWKYFFLGKRRKRYRRAHQVRGPPALEEQLLDDVDDQDDGPHEYTLVKERKQLRSVPTGRTKSPKKQGVGRPAGHRVGRRTIIDIHLEILNECQKGGLHSMKEDFFEILVQEFMGSEFIKEEKVPKDSVPKEVVLKEQVPSSVL; encoded by the exons atggatcCGCCGAAAAAGTTTGAGGACTTGGTGGATGAATGGTACAATTCAAAAGGAAAGAGTAAAGAGACGGATGCG GGGGAATTATTTAGAGAACTGCAGGGATATGTTGACGAGTTTATGAAAGGAATTGGTGGGAAGAATGATAGTGGAATTGGAGAAGTAGGATGCGCAGACATtactgtgaaaaaaaaaggaatagaagGAAGAGCGAAAACATGGTGCGTTTTCTTATTACAGAATTTATGGAAAATAGAAGAGTTGACAAAGACAGAGGGGGACACAGAAatttggaataaaaaaatgaagaaatatgtacGGTGCGAAATCATGAAAGTATGGCTTTATATATACCAAGATATGTACTGTGAAGCTGCTGATGTAATGACACATGCATTTAGTAAGATTAAATATTTCTGTGAACAGATGAGCACAGGGGAAGAGTGTGATGCATGTGAATATGGAACACTGGATCCTATGCGTGTTAATGATAAAAGTGTCTTAGAACATATTTTGGACAAAATACAAAAGGGTGAAAGAATTATAAGAATGGTGAATAATTTACCATGGGGAGGGAAATGTGAAAGAAAGCCAGGTAGTGAAGGAGGGCAGGATCGTTCCGCCGTGGGTAGGGTTAACGATAACGCTAGGGTGAAAGAAATCTTAAGTCAAATAAAGGATGAAATTCGTACCAAAAGTACAGGGTCATCACCGGATCAACAATCAAAGCAAAAGTTAATGACCAAAGAGCAATTTCAATTCCTGTCCCAATTATTGCCAAGGTGGATAAAAGAACACGGTATGGCCAATGTGGGCCAATTTAAG ATAGGAATCTGGGCAGGTTTGGGGCAAATGTTTAACAACCTCATGAAAACACTTGGACCAGGTGAGGAGCCGGAAATAGCACCATTATGCGCAacggggaagaaggaaagtggagaagaaataaaaccATGGGAAGACAAGGACAAAGGATTATGCAAGGGCATGCTAAAAGTGATGTTATACACAAATGGATTAACACAAAAATTAGCAATAAGGGATAAAGTCGCAGGTGAAGATGAGGTAACTACATATCTAAGGTGTCTAGTTGGGAATATAATATTAATTGCACTATATGGAAAGCACTGCCGTTTTGATAGGGTACTTCCACATGTATCAAAAGTGGTAGAGGACAAAGTGAAGGTTCAAGGAATGAAAATGACGGATAAGGAGTGCTATAACGTAGATCTGGAGAAAACTGCTTTAGGGGGAAAATTAATAGGTAAAACCATAGGAGAGTGGGTGAATGAATGGGacaaaagcaaaataagGAACTATGAAGGAATAATGAAGAATAATGACTGCAGTaccgaagaaggaaaaaatgggagtgAACAGAGAAGTGAGCAGAAGGAGGCGGACAATAGTGTAGGAGGGAAGGGTAATGAAAGTATAaaggaactgaaaaaaataatgaaagaaGGCAAAACTGTATCGCACGAAGGTGCAGATgaaatattgaaaaaaatagagaaaggggaaattaaGGACGGTGATGACCTAGGGAGTAAGGTCGACGATAAAATAGTACAAGAGAAAATGAAAGCAGCAAGTAGAGCAG ATGAAGACtgtaaggagaagaaagccTTGTGTGATCGTGTGAAATGTGTAACGACTAATTGGTTCAAAGACAGAATAACTCCAGGCAAACAACCGCAGAACTGG tgtacattttggaaTAATGATATCGAAGGTGAGCTACTGAATAATTTGTCTGCAGCTATGACAAATGCAGAGACCGGAGAGGGCGGCATATGCAAAGATATAGGGCAGGACAAAGATGGTACAGCGCATAAGGAAGCAAACAGAAAAACTTGTGAATACATTGTGAAAGGATTAAAACGTATTTACGAAATCCAAGCATATGGGACTTGGGAGGGGAATGATgctgcgaaaaaaaagaagaacaaccaaATATTTGGTCAAACTATGTCGTGTGCCTTACTGAATATTTATGTAGATGAATTGGTCAAGAGGTCGAAGGACGCATGCCCTATCGATGAGAACATAATAATAGAAGCatttcaaaaaggaaatgaacaaatgaatattttgtgcaagggagggaaggatAATTGTGTTGAATGCACAAGGGATACGAGCTATGCAAAGTGCACATTAGACGTGGAGGAAAAACTGTTcaataaaaacaaaagtgAAGAGTGCGAAATAGGCAAAGACAATAACGGAGCCAAGATAGGGGACAAGGTGGAAGGACTACTTAAAAAGGATATCAAAGTAAAACGAACTCTGAACAGCATAT GCAGAGATTGCACCAAGGGGTGTAAAACCTTATGTGATCGTTTGGAGTGCATAGCACATAATTGGTTCGAGGACAGAATAGATAACAGCGGGAATAAGCGGGACTGG tgtacattttggaaTACGGATGCCAGAAATAGACTGAAGGAGCTGTCTAAGGAAATGGTGGAGAAACACACAACCATGGGTACACTGTGTGAGGGCGCTGATGAAAAGAATACTATAACAACGgacacaaaaaggaaggctTGTAATTATATTACTGCTGGGTTAAAGTACATTTATGAAGTTAAGGAGAATACGGGAAAGGAGAACAAGAAGATTGCAAGGAATTATAGATTAACAGATCAAACCATGTATTGCCTATTCCTGAATGCTTATGCAGATATGCTTATACAGAAAACGAAGGGACAAGTCTGTCTTattacagaaaaagaaatacaaaaaatgtttgCTAAAGGAAATGGACAGATGGATAAGTGGTGTGCGGAAAAACAGAATGGTAAGGGTGGTGATTGTGTTAAATGTGAAAGGGACCCAAACTATAAAAATTGCACATTAAGCGTGGATAGTAATCTAtggacaaataaaaaaaaaaacaatgaaaCGTGCGCAAAAGACGGAAATAATATGAAGGGGGAGGTGGAAGAACTGCTCAACCCAACTAAGAACAAAGATCAAGAAGTGACGCAAGCTGTGAATGCTATAAATACTATAAATAAGAACAATACCTTATGTGATCGtgtaaaatgtatatactATAGGTGGGGTGAAAACCGAAAAAACCCAGACATTAATAAAGGGAAGCCACGCTGG CCCCAATTTTGGAATCCGGACGTCGAGACTAGACTGAAGAACTTGTCTGGAGCTATAAGTAAGAAGAATGGAACTTACGAAAGTTTATGTGAAAATATTCAAGATGGGAAAAGTGGCCCAGATTCTGAAGCAAGCAAAAAGGCTTGTAAATTTATTGTTCTGGGATtagaacatatatatcaaaTTCCAAAGGGGACTGACAGCAAGGATCCACAGAAAGTTCTGGACGACCAAATGTTCCATCGAACTTTCTCTTGTATGTTATTGAATATATTCGCTGAtgaaatgggggaaaaatgttcAGCCATGCAGCAAGACATATTAAAAGGCATACAACATGCCTTTGGTAAGAGTGAACAtattaaaaagaacacaTCTCCATGCAACGAGGAAGGTGATTTGTGTCCATTGTGCGAAAGGGATCAGAGCTATACATCTTGCAAAATACAGGATACAGACGGAGACCCAATAGGGAAGAGGATGAAAGAGATGCTGAACGGGGATAGTGGAATAACACAAACTCTAAGTACTATAACTACTGCATGTCAACCCAAGCCAGCTGCTGCAAAACCTGCCCCAGAAAAATCAGCAGCATCCGGAGATCAACAATCATCCCAATCATCATCACCAACAGAAAATCTAGGTAGGTCTGAATCATCAGGTGATGCAGCACCAGCATCTGCACCAGCAAAACAACCTGAACGGGTTCCTGCCAAACCCGAATCAGCCGCCACTACAACTTCTAATGGTACTCCTGAAAGTACTGCTCGAGGTAAGAACTGTGATCCTGCAAGCGGAGCTAATAGTTTAGAAGATGCTGCTTCATGTCTCGATGTTTTGGATGCTgagtttcaaaaaaataacagtaGTGTAAGTAATAAGGATGATAAGAAATATGACCAAGGTATCTTCATTACTCCAG GTGAATACCAAGCGACGCCCGTGGAACCTCAACCTCGTGGGAGTCAAACTGATGCTGACTCCCATGGTCACTTAGTTGTGACCGGTAACTCGCTGAATAATACTAACAAAGTTACATGCAAGCCCGAGTCTAACCATCAATCTAACGGACATTATTATGAACTCTCCGATGCATTCGGTGGGGGTAGCCCCTCATCTACGGAAACTGCTCCAGCAGAGAAGATTCCAGCTAAGGGAGCAAAGGTAGATGATGATAGAACTCAGGTTCATGGTGGTGCCAGAAGTCAAGACACTGCTGGTACTCAGAGTCCAAGTGTACGAGTAGGTGGAGGAGGCCGTAATTCTGTTTTAAGAGCACCGAAGACTCTGAAAGTAGTCAgcgtaaagaaggaagggatggtcAACCCTTCCGATCTCCTTatcccataccttcctaccattcctgtccTAATTGGTACTTCTATCataagttatctcc